Proteins from a genomic interval of Aquabacterium sp. J223:
- a CDS encoding pyridoxal phosphate-dependent aminotransferase: MTTPALNSRLPEVGTTIFTVMSALAQQHGAVNLGQGFPDFEPDPALLQRVTQAMADGHHQYAPMTGVAALREAVAAKIEQQHGHRYDPGEEVTITAGATQALLTAVLCCVHPGDEVIVLEPCYDSYGPAIELAGGRIVRVPLTAGTFRPDFDAIAAAIGPRTRALMVNTPHNPSATAWTRDELDRLAALLAPTDVLLIADEVYEHMVFDGRPMAGASAHPRLAERAFVVSSFGKTLHVTGWKVGYVAAPRALSAEFRKVHQFNVFVVNTPMQHALAGHLQARPEAWQGLPAFYQAKREHFRAGLARTRLRLLPCEGTYFQCVDIRGVSDRGDADFCRWLTTEVGVAAIPLSAFYADGTDQGVVRFCFAKREATLDEALRRLQAL; encoded by the coding sequence ATGACCACACCCGCCCTGAACAGTCGCCTGCCCGAGGTGGGCACCACCATCTTCACGGTCATGTCGGCGCTGGCGCAGCAGCACGGCGCGGTCAACCTCGGCCAGGGCTTCCCGGATTTCGAGCCCGACCCGGCGCTGCTGCAGCGGGTGACGCAGGCCATGGCCGACGGCCACCACCAGTACGCGCCGATGACCGGCGTGGCGGCGCTGCGCGAGGCGGTGGCGGCGAAGATCGAGCAGCAGCACGGCCACCGCTACGACCCGGGCGAGGAGGTCACCATCACCGCCGGCGCCACGCAGGCGCTGCTGACGGCGGTGCTGTGCTGCGTTCACCCGGGCGACGAGGTCATCGTGCTCGAGCCCTGCTACGACAGCTACGGCCCGGCGATCGAGCTGGCCGGCGGGCGCATCGTGCGCGTGCCGCTCACCGCCGGCACCTTCCGGCCGGACTTCGACGCCATCGCGGCCGCCATCGGACCGCGCACCCGGGCGCTGATGGTCAACACGCCGCACAACCCGAGCGCCACCGCCTGGACGCGCGACGAACTGGACCGCCTGGCCGCGCTGCTGGCGCCGACCGACGTGCTGCTGATCGCCGACGAGGTCTACGAGCACATGGTGTTCGACGGCCGGCCGATGGCCGGCGCGTCGGCGCATCCGCGGCTGGCCGAACGGGCCTTCGTCGTCTCCAGCTTCGGCAAGACGCTGCACGTCACCGGCTGGAAGGTGGGGTATGTCGCCGCGCCGCGCGCCTTGAGCGCCGAGTTCCGCAAGGTGCACCAGTTCAACGTCTTCGTCGTCAACACGCCGATGCAGCATGCGCTGGCGGGGCACCTGCAGGCGCGGCCCGAGGCGTGGCAAGGGCTGCCGGCCTTCTACCAGGCCAAGCGCGAGCACTTCCGCGCCGGCCTGGCCCGCACGCGGCTGCGGCTGCTGCCATGCGAGGGCACCTACTTCCAGTGCGTGGACATCCGCGGCGTCAGCGACCGTGGCGACGCCGACTTCTGCCGCTGGCTCACCACCGAGGTGGGCGTGGCCGCGATCCCGCTGTCGGCCTTCTACGCCGACGGCACCGACCAGGGTGTGGTGCGCTTCTGCTTCGCCAAGCGCGAGGCCACGCTGGACGAGGCGCTGCGGCGGCTGCAGGCGCTGTAG
- the lptF gene encoding LPS export ABC transporter permease LptF: protein MLFDSTLRRELARSFGATLVVILTIVLTMMLIRTLGQAAGGRVAPQDVVLLLGYAALGHLPTMLALSLFVSIVSTLGRLYRDSEMAVWFASGVGLTRFLKPVLLTSWPVLLLVGTLVLIVWPWGNRNSEDLRQRYEQRSDLSRVSPGVFQTSRDGRRVFFIERDQGSEAEGRNVFVLSSDGNSESVTSARSGRLVSEGNDRLLVLEDGQRNELDLATGEKTLARFETYRLLAWEGGARPEEQRRPRSLATPTLLAEPTGPNQGELSWRLGLLLGAANLMLLGLGLAASNPRRPSNWNLLFALLAFVVYYNLINLGQAWVSSGRYGLVPVLVGLHGGAFVLALALMWWREQAVVAFRLAPQRRRGAAR, encoded by the coding sequence ATGTTATTCGATTCGACTTTGCGTCGAGAGCTGGCGCGCAGCTTCGGCGCCACCCTGGTGGTGATCCTCACCATCGTGCTGACCATGATGCTGATCCGCACGCTGGGCCAGGCGGCGGGCGGGCGCGTGGCGCCCCAGGACGTGGTGCTGCTGCTGGGTTACGCGGCGCTCGGCCACCTGCCGACGATGCTGGCGCTGTCGCTGTTCGTCTCCATCGTGTCGACGCTCGGACGGCTCTACCGCGACAGCGAGATGGCGGTGTGGTTCGCCAGCGGCGTCGGGCTGACGCGCTTCCTCAAGCCGGTGCTGCTGACCAGCTGGCCGGTGCTGCTGCTGGTGGGCACGCTGGTGCTCATCGTCTGGCCCTGGGGCAACCGCAACAGCGAGGACCTGCGCCAGCGCTACGAGCAGCGCTCGGACCTGTCGCGCGTGTCGCCCGGCGTGTTCCAGACCTCGCGCGACGGCCGCCGCGTCTTCTTCATCGAACGCGACCAGGGCAGCGAAGCCGAGGGCCGCAACGTCTTCGTGCTGTCCAGCGACGGCAACAGCGAGTCGGTCACCTCGGCGCGCAGCGGCCGCCTGGTGTCCGAGGGCAACGACCGGCTGCTGGTGCTGGAGGACGGCCAGCGCAACGAGCTCGATCTCGCCACCGGCGAGAAGACGCTGGCCCGCTTCGAGACCTACCGACTGCTCGCATGGGAAGGCGGCGCCCGGCCCGAAGAGCAGCGCCGGCCGCGCTCGCTGGCCACGCCCACGCTGCTCGCCGAGCCCACCGGGCCCAACCAGGGCGAACTGAGCTGGCGCCTGGGCCTGCTGCTCGGCGCGGCCAACCTGATGCTGCTCGGCCTGGGCCTGGCCGCCAGCAACCCGCGCCGGCCGTCGAACTGGAACCTGCTGTTCGCGCTGCTGGCCTTCGTCGTCTACTACAACCTGATCAACCTCGGCCAGGCCTGGGTGTCCTCCGGCCGCTACGGGCTGGTGCCGGTGCTGGTCGGCCTGCACGGCGGCGCCTTCGTGCTGGCGCTGGCGTTGATGTGGTGGCGCGAGCAGGCGGTGGTCGCCTTCCGCCTGGCGCCGCAACGCCGGCGCGGCGCGGCGCGGTGA
- a CDS encoding DNA polymerase III subunit chi, translating to MAAAPAQTPSVVFHSGVADKLAHAMRLLRRMQVHGLKVVVRGEPPLLARLDQALWTDPPGDFLPHLRWPAGQPAPVPALARRTPVWLVEADGAGPAEALLLNLGPAWAGQAEHSPRVVEVVGTEPAERDAGRQRWRRHEAAGRAPQHHRFDGGG from the coding sequence ATGGCGGCTGCGCCTGCCCAGACGCCCAGCGTGGTGTTCCACAGCGGGGTGGCGGACAAGCTGGCGCACGCGATGCGGCTGTTGCGCCGCATGCAGGTGCACGGACTGAAGGTCGTGGTGCGCGGCGAACCGCCCCTGCTGGCCCGGCTCGACCAGGCGCTGTGGACCGACCCGCCCGGTGATTTCCTGCCGCACCTGCGCTGGCCTGCCGGCCAGCCGGCACCCGTGCCGGCGCTCGCCCGGCGCACGCCGGTCTGGCTGGTCGAGGCCGACGGCGCCGGCCCCGCCGAGGCGCTGCTGCTCAACCTCGGGCCGGCCTGGGCCGGGCAGGCCGAGCACAGCCCGCGGGTGGTCGAGGTCGTCGGCACCGAACCCGCCGAACGCGACGCCGGCCGCCAGCGCTGGCGCCGCCACGAGGCGGCCGGCCGGGCGCCCCAGCACCACCGCTTCGACGGCGGCGGCTGA
- a CDS encoding ATP-dependent metallopeptidase FtsH/Yme1/Tma family protein has protein sequence MKLFSSLSSWPRWALALLTTTLLALLLGLGVVSEYRGQVPPSTGRTALAQQFEATPAAWLDRPHDVSEVERLLGAGRIAALGVDERRLLVTTRDGERLSAERLPAAGGADPLLARLQAASGEQGFAITRVRLDPRSAGERWTAAVSATMDRVGGLLMVALLAGIGYVVLKQAGGLGGHKTELAEKPDTDFDDVIGAQEAKAALQQVTAFMREPQKYLALGARPPRGVLLEGPPGTGKTLLARALAGEVGAQFIAVDGSHFSSMFYGAGIAKVKELFATARKHAPCIVFIDEFDGIGKRSSGAKVAGGASEENRIINKLLVEMDGFSPSDNVVVIAATNHVGNVDEALKRPGRFDLVARVTLPTLADRAALFGRCLTRVKTDGGVDADALARASAGLSQAEITNVVNRAAVMAAEAGEDLVTAERVHRALEAFQLGGEVSSLKQAFTQTHRERIAFHEGGHALVAHVLGAGRVERVSIEPRGQALGVTFVTRADEVPLYGEQELQARIGMLLAGREAELMVYGNTTSGASDDLKRASELAIEMVSAMGFSSEFGLLSLQGVPDGLIGPHIQERALGEAQQLLARAQAACREVLTRHRPVLDQLADALLDDETVGGERLRTLLDATEAQALAHGPQLRAAFDATPTTPA, from the coding sequence TTGAAGTTGTTCTCGTCCCTTTCCTCCTGGCCCCGCTGGGCCCTCGCGCTCCTCACCACCACTTTGCTGGCGCTGCTGCTCGGCCTCGGGGTGGTGTCCGAATACCGCGGCCAAGTGCCGCCGAGCACCGGACGCACGGCGCTGGCGCAGCAGTTCGAGGCCACGCCCGCCGCCTGGCTCGACCGCCCGCACGACGTGTCCGAGGTCGAGCGGCTGCTCGGCGCCGGCCGCATCGCCGCCCTCGGCGTCGACGAGCGGCGCCTGCTGGTGACCACACGCGACGGCGAGCGCCTATCGGCCGAGCGCCTGCCCGCGGCGGGCGGCGCCGACCCGCTGCTGGCCCGCCTGCAGGCCGCCAGCGGCGAGCAGGGCTTCGCCATCACTCGGGTGCGCCTGGACCCGCGCAGCGCCGGCGAGCGGTGGACGGCGGCCGTTTCCGCCACCATGGACCGTGTCGGCGGGCTGCTGATGGTCGCGCTGCTGGCCGGCATCGGCTACGTGGTGCTGAAGCAGGCCGGTGGCCTTGGCGGCCACAAGACCGAACTGGCCGAGAAGCCCGACACCGACTTCGACGACGTGATCGGCGCGCAGGAGGCCAAGGCCGCCCTGCAGCAGGTCACCGCCTTCATGCGCGAGCCGCAGAAGTACCTGGCGCTCGGCGCGCGGCCGCCGCGCGGCGTGCTGCTCGAAGGCCCGCCCGGCACCGGCAAGACGCTGCTGGCGCGTGCGCTGGCCGGCGAGGTGGGCGCCCAGTTCATCGCGGTGGACGGCTCGCACTTCTCCAGCATGTTCTACGGTGCCGGCATCGCGAAGGTGAAGGAGCTGTTCGCCACCGCGCGCAAGCATGCGCCCTGCATCGTCTTCATCGACGAGTTCGACGGCATCGGCAAGCGCTCCAGCGGCGCCAAGGTGGCCGGCGGCGCGTCGGAGGAGAACCGCATCATCAACAAGCTGCTGGTCGAGATGGACGGCTTCTCGCCCAGCGACAACGTGGTCGTCATCGCGGCGACCAACCACGTCGGCAACGTCGACGAGGCGCTCAAGCGCCCGGGCCGCTTCGACCTCGTCGCGCGCGTCACCCTGCCGACGCTGGCCGACCGCGCCGCGCTGTTCGGCCGCTGCCTGACGCGGGTGAAGACCGACGGCGGCGTCGATGCCGACGCCCTGGCGCGGGCCAGTGCCGGGCTGTCGCAGGCCGAGATCACCAACGTCGTCAACCGCGCGGCGGTGATGGCCGCCGAGGCGGGCGAGGACCTGGTCACCGCCGAGCGGGTGCACCGCGCCCTGGAGGCCTTCCAGCTCGGCGGCGAGGTGTCCAGCCTGAAGCAGGCCTTCACGCAGACGCACCGCGAGCGCATCGCCTTCCACGAGGGCGGCCATGCGCTGGTGGCGCATGTGCTGGGCGCGGGCCGGGTGGAACGGGTGAGCATCGAGCCGCGCGGCCAGGCGCTGGGTGTCACCTTCGTCACCCGGGCGGACGAGGTGCCGCTGTACGGCGAGCAGGAGCTGCAGGCCCGCATCGGCATGCTGCTGGCCGGCCGCGAGGCGGAGCTCATGGTCTACGGCAACACCACCTCGGGCGCGTCGGACGACCTGAAGCGGGCCTCGGAGCTCGCCATCGAGATGGTCAGCGCCATGGGCTTCTCCAGCGAGTTCGGCCTGCTCAGCCTGCAGGGCGTGCCCGACGGGCTGATCGGGCCGCACATCCAGGAGCGCGCGCTCGGCGAGGCGCAGCAGCTGCTGGCCCGCGCGCAGGCCGCCTGCCGCGAGGTGCTGACCCGCCACCGCCCGGTGCTCGACCAGCTGGCCGACGCGCTGCTCGACGACGAGACGGTCGGCGGCGAGCGGCTGCGCACGCTGCTGGACGCCACCGAGGCGCAGGCGCTGGCGCACGGCCCGCAGCTGCGGGCGGCCTTCGACGCCACGCCGACCACGCCGGCCTGA
- a CDS encoding sirohydrochlorin chelatase — protein MTPTPQGLLLFAHGARDPAWALPFQAVAAQVATRRPDLSLRLAFLEFMAPDLLAAGDELAAEGCAEVTVLPLFLGAGGHVRKDLPRLLDTLRQRHPGVRFSLQPAVGEMPAVIDAMAAAAVTALPPSP, from the coding sequence ATGACCCCCACCCCGCAAGGCCTGCTGCTGTTCGCCCATGGCGCCCGCGACCCGGCCTGGGCGCTGCCGTTCCAGGCGGTGGCGGCGCAGGTGGCGACGCGGCGGCCGGACCTGTCGCTGCGGCTGGCCTTCCTCGAGTTCATGGCGCCCGACCTGCTCGCCGCCGGCGACGAATTGGCGGCCGAGGGCTGTGCCGAGGTGACGGTGCTGCCGCTGTTCCTCGGCGCCGGCGGCCATGTGCGCAAGGACCTGCCGCGGCTGCTGGACACGCTGCGCCAGCGCCACCCCGGTGTGCGCTTCAGCCTGCAGCCGGCGGTGGGCGAGATGCCGGCCGTCATCGACGCCATGGCCGCCGCCGCGGTGACCGCCCTGCCCCCTTCCCCCTGA
- a CDS encoding CysB family HTH-type transcriptional regulator, translated as MNLHQFRFVQEAVRRNLNLTETAKALYTSQPGISKAILELEEELGVDIFVRHGKRLRRVTEPGQEVLKAIEVILREVGNLKRIGEEFSKQDAGTLSIATTHTQARYLLPEPVAQLRLKYPKVNVSLHQGTPEQVAQMLVEETADIGVATESLAGYSELVTLPCYEWQHVIVVPAHHPLAQMERPTLEQLAAEPLVSYHPSFTGRKKVDAAFERARLKPRVVLEAIDSDVIKTYVRLGLGVGILAEMAVRDPVADADLVWRPAGHLFGQNVSRVAFKRGAYLRNFVYAFAELVSDRLSRALIARAMAGDPEEQDFGL; from the coding sequence ATGAACCTGCACCAGTTCCGTTTCGTCCAGGAGGCGGTGCGCCGCAACCTCAACCTCACTGAGACGGCCAAGGCGCTCTACACCTCGCAGCCGGGCATCTCGAAGGCCATCCTCGAGCTGGAGGAGGAGCTGGGCGTCGACATCTTCGTGCGCCACGGCAAGCGGTTGCGCCGCGTCACCGAGCCGGGGCAGGAGGTGCTGAAGGCGATCGAGGTCATCCTGCGCGAGGTGGGCAACCTCAAGCGCATCGGCGAGGAGTTCTCCAAGCAGGACGCCGGCACGCTGTCCATCGCCACCACCCACACGCAGGCGCGCTACCTGTTGCCCGAGCCGGTGGCGCAGTTGCGGCTGAAGTACCCCAAGGTCAACGTCAGCCTGCACCAGGGCACGCCCGAGCAGGTGGCGCAGATGCTGGTCGAGGAGACGGCCGACATCGGCGTCGCCACGGAGTCGCTGGCGGGTTACAGCGAGCTGGTCACCCTGCCCTGCTACGAATGGCAGCACGTCATCGTCGTGCCGGCCCACCACCCGCTGGCGCAGATGGAACGGCCGACGCTGGAGCAGCTGGCGGCCGAGCCGCTGGTGAGCTACCACCCCTCCTTCACCGGCCGCAAGAAGGTCGACGCGGCCTTCGAGCGGGCCCGGCTGAAGCCGCGGGTGGTGCTGGAGGCGATCGACTCCGACGTCATCAAGACCTACGTGCGGCTCGGCCTGGGGGTGGGCATCCTGGCCGAGATGGCGGTGCGCGACCCGGTCGCCGACGCCGACCTGGTGTGGCGGCCGGCCGGCCACCTGTTCGGCCAGAACGTCTCGCGCGTCGCGTTCAAGCGCGGCGCCTACCTGCGCAACTTCGTCTACGCCTTCGCCGAGCTGGTGAGCGACCGGCTGTCGCGCGCGCTCATCGCCCGGGCGATGGCCGGCGATCCCGAGGAACAGGACTTCGGACTCTGA
- a CDS encoding branched-chain amino acid ABC transporter substrate-binding protein, with the protein MKLKSPWIVLAAALAAGPVVAQEMVVKIGHVGPMSGAIAHLGKDNELGARMAIDELNAKGMTLGGQKVKFELLSEDDGADPKQGTAVAQKLVDSKVAGVIGHLNSGTTIPASKLYSDAGIPQISPSATNPKYTRNGYKTAFRVVADDVHLGGTLGKYAVQQVKGKSVVVIDDRSAYGQGVADEFEKGVKAAGGTVTGREFTTDKATDFTAILTTLKAKKPDVVFFGGMDAVGGPMLRQMKQLGIKAKFMGGDGICTAELPKLSAGSLTDNQVVCAEAGGVEGAGKKTLEQFNANFKKKFNTDVKLYAPYVYDATMVLADAMKRADSADPAKYLPVLAKTCGFKGVTGDICFDEKGDVKNGALTLYTFKGGKREQIAVVR; encoded by the coding sequence ATGAAGCTCAAGTCGCCCTGGATCGTCCTGGCCGCCGCCCTGGCCGCCGGGCCCGTCGTCGCGCAGGAGATGGTCGTCAAGATCGGCCACGTCGGACCCATGAGCGGCGCCATCGCCCACCTCGGCAAGGACAACGAACTGGGCGCCCGCATGGCGATCGACGAACTGAACGCCAAGGGCATGACGCTCGGCGGCCAGAAGGTCAAGTTCGAGCTGCTGTCCGAGGACGACGGTGCCGACCCCAAGCAGGGCACCGCCGTCGCGCAGAAGCTGGTGGACTCCAAGGTCGCCGGCGTCATCGGCCACCTGAACAGCGGCACCACCATCCCCGCGTCCAAGCTCTACAGCGACGCCGGCATCCCGCAGATCTCGCCGTCGGCGACGAACCCGAAGTACACCCGCAACGGCTACAAAACCGCCTTCCGCGTGGTGGCCGACGACGTGCACCTCGGGGGCACGCTCGGCAAGTACGCGGTGCAGCAGGTCAAGGGCAAGTCGGTGGTCGTCATCGACGACCGCTCGGCCTACGGCCAGGGCGTGGCCGACGAGTTCGAGAAGGGCGTGAAGGCCGCGGGCGGCACCGTCACCGGCCGCGAGTTCACCACCGACAAGGCCACCGACTTCACCGCCATCCTGACCACGCTGAAAGCCAAGAAGCCCGATGTGGTCTTCTTCGGCGGCATGGACGCGGTGGGCGGCCCGATGCTGCGCCAAATGAAGCAGCTCGGCATCAAGGCCAAGTTCATGGGCGGCGACGGCATCTGCACCGCCGAACTGCCCAAGCTGTCGGCCGGCTCGCTGACGGACAACCAGGTGGTCTGCGCCGAGGCCGGCGGCGTCGAAGGCGCCGGAAAGAAGACCCTGGAGCAGTTCAATGCCAACTTCAAGAAGAAGTTCAACACCGACGTGAAGCTGTACGCGCCGTATGTCTACGACGCCACCATGGTGCTCGCCGACGCGATGAAGCGCGCCGACTCCGCCGATCCGGCCAAGTACCTCCCGGTGCTGGCCAAGACCTGCGGCTTCAAGGGCGTGACCGGCGACATCTGCTTCGACGAGAAGGGCGACGTCAAGAACGGCGCGCTCACCCTCTACACCTTCAAGGGCGGCAAGCGCGAGCAGATCGCGGTGGTGCGCTGA
- a CDS encoding acetoacetate--CoA ligase, producing MPLTEGELLWAPSEAQMAPTRIRAFMDWLRTERGLAFDDYAALWRWSTTELEAFWRAMVDFFEVQADGSPEPVLARAEMPGAVWFPNLRLNYAEHAFRWATHERPALIARSEDGGVREVSWAELRQQVGALAATFRRLGITAGDRVVSYLPNRPETVVALLACASLGAVWSSCAPDMGPTVVLDRFRQIEPKLLLASDGHRYAGKVHDRVQTVAELLDQLPSVQHVIHVPGAAGVADPGWRGRIAWADAVAQPAPLSFERLPFDHPLWIVYSSGTTGLPKAMVHGHGGIVLTHLKTMPLQHDLRPGDRMLFLGGTGWIVWNLLMGGLLNGATIVLYDGHPGWPDADALWRFVDEQRVTLLGCGAAMLIGAMKDGLRPGADKRFEALRAINATGSPLPLDAYDWVYREVKRDLWLASISGGTDIAGGFVSGAAILPVTAGEIQCAELGVAAAAFDEQGRPVVGEVGELVITRPMPAMPLYFWNDPPEPGQPVGRRYRESYFEMFPGVWRHGDWIRFTERGSCVIYGRSDTTINRHGIRMGTAEIYRVVEELPEVRDSLVVDLEYLGRPSFMPLFVVLAPGAVLDEALKKRIAQQIRQFASPRHVPDEIVQVDEIPRTLTGKKMELPVRKLLLGARPEAVASPDAMINPGSFDFFVRYAERRAAAGGG from the coding sequence ATGCCGCTGACCGAAGGCGAGCTGCTGTGGGCACCGAGCGAGGCGCAGATGGCGCCGACGCGCATCCGGGCCTTCATGGACTGGCTGCGCACCGAGCGCGGTCTGGCCTTCGACGACTACGCCGCGCTGTGGCGGTGGTCGACCACCGAGCTGGAGGCCTTCTGGCGCGCCATGGTCGACTTCTTCGAGGTGCAGGCCGACGGCTCGCCGGAACCCGTGCTGGCGCGCGCCGAGATGCCGGGCGCGGTGTGGTTCCCCAACCTCCGGCTCAACTACGCGGAGCACGCCTTCCGCTGGGCCACGCACGAGCGACCGGCGCTGATCGCGCGCAGCGAAGACGGCGGCGTTCGGGAGGTGAGCTGGGCGGAATTGCGCCAGCAGGTCGGCGCGCTCGCCGCCACCTTCCGCCGGCTGGGCATCACGGCCGGCGACCGCGTCGTGTCCTACCTGCCCAACCGGCCGGAGACGGTGGTGGCGCTGCTGGCCTGCGCCAGCCTCGGGGCGGTGTGGTCGAGCTGCGCGCCGGACATGGGACCGACGGTGGTGCTGGACCGTTTCCGCCAGATCGAACCCAAGCTGCTGCTGGCCAGCGACGGCCACCGCTACGCCGGCAAGGTGCACGACCGGGTGCAGACGGTGGCCGAGCTGCTCGACCAGCTGCCCAGCGTGCAGCACGTCATCCATGTGCCGGGTGCCGCCGGTGTGGCCGACCCGGGCTGGCGCGGCCGCATCGCCTGGGCCGACGCCGTCGCCCAGCCGGCGCCGCTGTCGTTCGAGCGGCTGCCCTTCGACCACCCGCTGTGGATCGTCTACTCGTCCGGCACCACCGGCCTGCCGAAGGCGATGGTGCACGGCCATGGCGGCATCGTGCTCACCCACCTGAAGACGATGCCGCTGCAGCACGACCTGCGGCCGGGCGACCGCATGCTCTTCCTCGGCGGCACCGGCTGGATCGTCTGGAACCTGCTGATGGGCGGGCTGCTGAACGGCGCGACCATCGTGCTCTATGACGGCCATCCGGGCTGGCCCGATGCCGACGCGCTGTGGCGCTTCGTCGATGAGCAGCGTGTGACCCTGCTGGGCTGCGGTGCGGCGATGCTGATCGGCGCCATGAAGGACGGCCTCAGGCCCGGCGCGGACAAGCGCTTCGAGGCGCTGCGCGCCATCAACGCCACCGGCTCGCCGCTGCCGCTGGACGCCTACGACTGGGTCTACCGCGAGGTCAAGCGCGACCTCTGGCTGGCCTCCATCTCCGGCGGCACCGACATCGCCGGCGGCTTCGTGTCGGGAGCCGCCATCCTCCCGGTGACCGCCGGCGAGATCCAGTGCGCCGAGCTGGGCGTGGCCGCGGCGGCCTTCGACGAGCAGGGCCGGCCGGTGGTCGGCGAGGTCGGCGAACTGGTCATCACCCGGCCGATGCCGGCGATGCCGCTGTACTTCTGGAATGACCCGCCGGAGCCCGGCCAGCCGGTGGGCAGGCGCTACCGCGAGAGCTACTTCGAGATGTTTCCCGGCGTCTGGCGCCACGGCGACTGGATCCGCTTCACCGAACGCGGCAGCTGCGTCATCTACGGCCGCAGCGACACCACCATCAACCGCCACGGCATCCGCATGGGCACCGCCGAGATCTACCGCGTGGTGGAAGAGCTGCCGGAGGTGCGCGACAGCCTGGTGGTCGACCTCGAGTACCTGGGTCGGCCGTCCTTCATGCCGCTGTTCGTGGTGCTCGCCCCGGGGGCGGTGCTGGACGAGGCGCTGAAGAAGCGCATCGCGCAGCAGATCCGCCAGTTCGCGTCGCCTCGCCATGTGCCGGACGAGATCGTGCAGGTGGACGAGATCCCGCGCACGCTCACCGGCAAGAAGATGGAACTGCCGGTGCGCAAGCTGCTGCTGGGCGCCAGGCCGGAGGCGGTGGCCAGCCCGGACGCGATGATCAACCCGGGCAGCTTCGACTTCTTCGTGCGCTACGCCGAACGGCGTGCGGCGGCCGGCGGCGGCTGA
- the lptG gene encoding LPS export ABC transporter permease LptG: protein MRTVRRLLYRDILNSVVFVALAFLSLFFFIDLVDELGDIGRPGYGMVQAVLAGLLELPGHFYELFPIAVLIGSIYTLSRLAESSEFTILRTAGLAPGQALRLLAALGLVFAALTFAVGDGLAPLTERQAVQVKNAGRGVQVGGSGAWLRDRQATPEGERSYSVNVLRASADGALEQVRIYEFDDQGRLLSRLQAERARIVGAVWQLAEVRRSTWPAEAAARDDGRPAAGEERLDRLDWASGLDAGVVASAVLPLSTMSTLDLWRYTGHLSDQEQAVQPYAIRFWKKALYPFACVVMLALALPFAYLHARGGGISWRVFGGILLGISFVLLNNVAGHLGLLNRWTPWVVAATPSALYLLLSLAAFAWLVRYR, encoded by the coding sequence ATGAGGACCGTGCGCCGCCTGCTCTACCGCGACATCCTGAACTCGGTGGTCTTCGTCGCGCTCGCCTTCCTGTCGCTGTTCTTCTTCATCGACCTGGTCGACGAGCTGGGCGACATCGGCCGGCCGGGCTACGGCATGGTGCAGGCGGTGCTGGCCGGTCTGCTGGAACTGCCCGGGCACTTCTACGAGCTGTTCCCGATCGCGGTGCTGATCGGCAGCATCTACACGCTGTCGCGGCTGGCCGAGTCGTCCGAGTTCACCATCCTGCGCACCGCCGGGCTGGCCCCGGGGCAGGCGCTGCGGCTGCTCGCCGCGCTGGGTCTGGTCTTCGCGGCGTTGACCTTCGCCGTCGGCGACGGCCTGGCGCCGCTGACCGAACGGCAGGCGGTGCAGGTGAAGAACGCCGGGCGCGGCGTGCAGGTGGGCGGCAGCGGCGCCTGGCTGCGCGACCGGCAGGCCACGCCAGAGGGCGAACGCAGCTACTCGGTCAACGTGCTGCGCGCGAGCGCCGACGGGGCGCTGGAACAGGTGCGCATCTACGAGTTCGACGACCAGGGCCGGCTGCTCAGCCGGCTGCAGGCCGAGCGCGCGCGCATCGTCGGTGCGGTGTGGCAGCTCGCCGAGGTGCGCCGCAGCACCTGGCCGGCCGAGGCCGCGGCCCGCGACGACGGCCGCCCGGCGGCCGGCGAGGAACGCCTGGACCGGCTCGACTGGGCCAGCGGGCTGGACGCCGGGGTCGTCGCCTCGGCGGTGCTGCCGCTGTCGACGATGTCGACGCTGGACCTGTGGCGCTACACCGGGCACCTGAGCGACCAGGAACAGGCGGTGCAGCCCTACGCCATCCGCTTCTGGAAGAAGGCGCTCTATCCCTTCGCCTGCGTCGTGATGCTGGCGCTGGCACTGCCCTTCGCCTACCTGCACGCCCGTGGCGGCGGCATCAGCTGGCGGGTGTTCGGCGGCATCCTGCTGGGCATCAGTTTCGTGCTGCTGAACAACGTCGCCGGTCACCTGGGCCTGTTGAACCGCTGGACGCCGTGGGTGGTGGCCGCCACGCCGAGTGCGTTGTACCTGCTGCTGTCGCTGGCCGCCTTCGCGTGGCTCGTCCGGTACCGCTGA